Proteins encoded together in one Undibacterium sp. CCC3.4 window:
- a CDS encoding C40 family peptidase produces MPINFSKIRRNSRLLLAAALLQTVLCSSVQAADNPFPESSTAYTKLQEIRQRASDLTLKAMDFMGIRYKRGGNTPENGLDCSGFVRLVFKDAVGENLPRTAAEISRVGENIDQKDLRPGDLVFYNTLKRGFSHVGIYLGDNKFIHSPSAGGQVRIESMDLAYWKKRFNGARRINDDELKQ; encoded by the coding sequence ATGCCGATAAATTTTTCGAAAATTCGCCGAAACAGCCGTTTATTGCTCGCTGCCGCTCTATTACAAACAGTGTTGTGCAGTTCGGTGCAGGCCGCCGACAATCCCTTTCCCGAATCTTCGACGGCTTACACCAAACTGCAAGAAATCCGCCAGCGCGCTTCTGATCTCACGCTCAAGGCCATGGATTTCATGGGTATACGTTACAAACGCGGTGGCAATACACCGGAAAATGGTCTCGATTGCAGTGGCTTCGTCAGATTGGTATTCAAAGATGCGGTCGGAGAAAATCTGCCACGTACAGCGGCAGAAATCAGCCGAGTCGGTGAAAACATCGATCAAAAAGATTTACGCCCGGGTGACTTGGTGTTTTACAACACGCTCAAGCGTGGCTTTTCCCATGTCGGCATTTACCTCGGCGATAACAAATTCATCCACTCACCCTCAGCTGGCGGCCAAGTACGGATAGAAAGCATGGATTTGGCGTATTGGAAGAAGCGCTTCAATGGTGCCCGCCGTATCAACGATGATGAGCTCAAGCAGTAA
- a CDS encoding heme-binding protein, translated as MLTKPVLGLEDIKKIAAAAEAEALANQWAVVIAIVDDGGHLLWLQRLDGVAPISAQIAPAKATTAALGKRESKVYEDIINNGRFSFLSAPYIAGMLEGGVPIMVDGQCVGAVGVSGVKSAEDAQIAKAGIAALGL; from the coding sequence ATGTTAACAAAACCGGTACTGGGCTTGGAAGATATCAAGAAAATCGCGGCGGCTGCAGAAGCCGAAGCGCTAGCTAATCAGTGGGCGGTAGTCATCGCGATCGTCGATGATGGCGGGCATTTATTGTGGCTGCAGCGCCTCGATGGTGTGGCCCCGATTTCCGCGCAGATTGCACCGGCTAAGGCCACTACGGCAGCCTTAGGTAAGCGTGAATCGAAAGTTTACGAAGACATCATCAATAACGGCCGTTTTTCGTTTTTGAGCGCGCCTTACATTGCCGGCATGCTTGAAGGTGGCGTGCCTATCATGGTTGATGGTCAGTGCGTCGGTGCAGTTGGTGTATCGGGTGTGAAATCGGCCGAAGATGCGCAAATTGCCAAGGCTGGGATTGCCGCCTTGGGCTTGTAA
- the carA gene encoding glutamine-hydrolyzing carbamoyl-phosphate synthase small subunit produces MLSSCVQVVKMAVWGVAAAVTIQELPLLPIPQSLLRSAQDTAILALADGTIFTGISIGAAGHTVGEVVFNTSMTGYQEILTDPSYSSQIVTLTYPHIGNTGINAEDVESDKIHAAGLIIKDLPMLLSNFRSEQSLASYLKAENIVAIAGIDTRKLTRILREKGAQGGAILVGQDAERAKALAKTFPGLSGMDLAKIVSAKQSYQWTETEWTLGLGYGQQSAPRLHVVAFDFGVKRNILRMLAQRGCRVTVVPAQTSAAEVLALKPDGVFLSNGPGDPEPCDYAIAAAKALIEQGIPTFGICLGHQIMALASGATTLKMKFGHHGANHPVQDLDTKQVLITSQNHGFAVDAASLPANCRVTHISLFDGSLQGFARTDKPAFCFQGHPEASPGPNDIAYLFDRFTTMMADAKAHAGE; encoded by the coding sequence TTGCTCAGTTCTTGTGTGCAAGTGGTGAAAATGGCAGTTTGGGGCGTCGCAGCGGCGGTAACAATACAGGAGTTGCCCTTGCTGCCCATTCCGCAGTCCCTTCTTCGTTCTGCCCAAGATACCGCGATACTCGCTCTTGCTGACGGAACCATCTTCACTGGTATTTCCATCGGCGCCGCCGGTCATACTGTCGGTGAAGTCGTTTTTAATACTTCCATGACCGGTTATCAGGAAATTCTGACTGACCCGAGCTACAGTTCGCAAATCGTCACGCTGACTTATCCGCATATCGGCAATACCGGCATCAATGCCGAAGACGTCGAATCGGACAAAATTCATGCCGCCGGCTTGATCATCAAAGATTTGCCGATGCTGCTGTCGAATTTCCGTTCCGAGCAATCGCTGGCCAGCTACCTCAAAGCCGAAAACATCGTTGCCATCGCCGGTATCGACACCCGCAAGCTCACGCGTATTCTGCGTGAAAAAGGTGCGCAGGGCGGGGCGATTTTGGTTGGTCAAGACGCCGAACGCGCCAAAGCCTTGGCCAAAACCTTCCCTGGTTTGTCGGGCATGGATTTGGCCAAGATCGTCTCAGCGAAACAAAGCTATCAATGGACTGAAACTGAATGGACCTTGGGTCTTGGTTATGGTCAGCAAAGTGCACCGCGTCTTCATGTGGTCGCCTTCGATTTCGGTGTTAAACGCAATATCCTGCGCATGTTGGCGCAGCGCGGTTGCCGAGTCACGGTCGTGCCGGCGCAAACCAGTGCTGCTGAGGTGCTGGCATTGAAGCCGGATGGCGTGTTTTTATCGAATGGTCCCGGTGATCCGGAACCGTGCGATTACGCCATCGCGGCCGCCAAAGCTTTGATCGAACAGGGTATCCCCACCTTCGGTATTTGTCTTGGTCATCAGATCATGGCGCTGGCTTCGGGTGCGACCACGCTGAAGATGAAATTCGGTCACCACGGTGCCAATCATCCGGTGCAAGATCTCGATACCAAACAAGTGCTGATCACCTCGCAAAACCATGGTTTTGCAGTGGATGCAGCATCGTTGCCGGCGAATTGCCGCGTCACGCATATCTCTTTGTTTGACGGTTCCTTGCAGGGCTTTGCCCGCACCGATAAGCCGGCTTTCTGCTTCCAAGGACATCCGGAAGCCTCGCCGGGGCCGAATGACATCGCTTATCTGTTCGATCGCTTCACGACGATGATGGCAGATGCAAAAGCACACGCAGGAGAATAA